Genomic segment of Planctomycetaceae bacterium:
TGAACGCTTCTCAAACCGGCGCTGTGCTGCTGAACGACGTCCGGATTTCGCAGGACGAAGTGCTGCACGGTCCGGTGACCGGCGTGATGAAGCAGGGGGCCGGCGGCGGAGCGGGTTCGCTGGGCACCTCCGCCCTGGCGATCGGTGCCGCGTGCGGAACACTGAGACAGCTTGCGGAGGAGTCTGTCCGGCGTCCCGATCTGACGGAATTCGTTGACCCGCTGCAGGACGAATGCGACCACTTGACGGCCGACCTGCAGCTTGCCGCGACGGGTCAGCATCCCGACGGTGAGGCGGCTGCGGAAAGCCTGCGCCGCCAGGCCAACTCACTGGCACTTCGATCGGCACAGTCGTGGCTCGCCGCGACCAAGGGAGCCGGATACGTCGCCGGTCATCCCGCCGAACAGGCTGTGCGCGAAAGCATGTTCTTTCTGGTGTGGTCGTGTCCTCAACCGGTGTTGACGGCAAACCTTCGGGAACTGGCCTGCGCGTCAGCCGGACATTGACACGCTGCCGTCAGGGGGTTGACTGATGCTGGTCACACTGTGGACCCGGCAACGAATGCACGTCGTCCGCGACGAATCGGTTCGTTAGGCAAGCACTTCCGCAACCACGCGGGCTTCGCCGGGACCAGTGAGCCGCTTATCAAGACCGTTGTGGTAGAAGGTCAGTTGGCTGTGGTCCAGTCCCATCAGATGCAGCACCGTGGCGTGAAGATCGTTCACGGAGACTCGATCGACCGCGGCACGCAGGCCGATGTCGTCGGTTGATCCGTAAAACCGTCCGCCGGTGATTCCCGCGCCGGCCAGCCACACGGAGTAGCCCCACGGGTTGTGGTCGCGTCCCTTTCCCTGTTCGCTCATCGGCATACGGCCGAATTCTCCGCCCCAGATGACCAGCGTGTCGTCCAGCAGACCTCGCTGCTTCAGATCCCGCAGCAGTCCGGCGATCGGCTTGTCAGTGCGGCGGCAGTATTCGGTGTGATTCGTTTCGACGTTTCCGTGAGCGTCCCAGCCGTTGGTATCACCGGAGTAAAGCTGCACGAAGCGAACGCCGTTTTCCAGCATTCGCCGCGCCAGCAGGCAGCGCTGTCCGAACTCCTGAGTCGGTTTTTCGTCGATGCCGTAAAGTGACAGAGTGTCCGGGGATTCGCCGCTGATATCGACCAGTTCCGGCGCTTCCGCCTGCATTCGAAATGCCAATTCATAGGCGTTGATTCTTGCCGCCAGGCGGTTATCGAAATCGCGGTGCTGCAGATGTCGCTGATTCAGCCGCTGAATCAATTCCAGATCGCGCTGCTGCTGCGTCAGAGAAACGCCGGGCTGAGGCTGCAGGTCGAGAATCGGAGTCCTTCCCGGCCGCATCGTGACTCCCTGATAAGTCGCGGGCAGATATCCGCTGCCCCACGCCGGCGGACCACCTTTCAGTCCGCCTCCGGGATCAGGCATCACAACAAACGCCGGCATGTTCTGGTTTTCGGAGCCCAGTCCGTAGGCCACCCAACTGCCGACGCTGGGATTTCCCATCAGGATGCTGCCGGTGTTCATCTGATACACGGATTGCGGATGGTTGACGCTGTCTCCGTGCATCGACCGAATCACGCAGATGTCGTCGGCGCATTCGGAAATGTGCGGCAGCAGATCGCTGATTTCCAGACCGGAGTTTCCTCTTGGCCGAAATCGCCGAATCGGCGCCAGCAGCGGATTGCGCGCCACATCGCGGCGAGTCATGACCTGTCCGAAACTTTCCGGCAGCGGCTGCCCGGCGTACTTCGTCAGTGCCGGCCTGGGGTCGAACAGGTCGACGTGACTTGGCCCGCCATGCATGAACAGCCAGACGACTCGCCGGGCTCTGGGAACAAAATGCGTGGCGGGCTGCCGGGAGGAATCTTCCGCCTGAGCAAGTATGGAATACGCCAGCAGTCCGGCCCCGCCGCCGGCCTCCGCGAGAAACTGTCGTCGTGAAGTCATGTTGCAGACCTGTTATCGCTGATAGATCGGCAGATAACCATATTCGATGGCCAGAGCCAGAATGCTCATGCTGGTCGAATAGATTCGCCCGGCATTGTTCTCGCTGCCGTGAATCGGAGTCCAGTATCCCACCGGATTCTGGGCATTCAGAATTGTTCGATACAGCACGGGGCGTGCCGCCTGCCATTCCTCACCGCCAACCTTATACATCCCGACGGTGCAATAGTAGACGCCGTAGTAGAAATAGTGTTCCTGCATCGTCAGCGGACGCGACAGAATCAGGTTGGCGGCCGCCATCGTTTCCTCGGTGCGGTGTTCGCCACACACTTCCAGAGCCACGATACCGGTGCCCGCGCGAGTCACCGTCGCTCCGTGACCCGCCATATAGCCGAATCCTCCGCCGCGACTGACGCTGAGCCGCTTGATGTAGGCAATCGCCCGGTCGATGTTCCGGCTGGGAACATCGCAGCCGATGTCCTTCGCGGCGCGCAGGGCCAGCAACTGCCATGCGGTCACGCTCAGGTCGGAATCGCTGCTTGTCGGAGTGTATCGCCAGCCGCCGTCGTGCTCGGGTGCATGCGGATGGTTTTGTGCGTCGACGATCAGTTTGACCGCCTTTTCGAGTGCTCGCCGACAGGGCACCGCCTGAATCTCATTCACCATGCCGGAGACTTCCGCCAGCATCAGCGTGGTAATGCCGTGGCTATACATAGGTCCGTGCATCGATTTTTCACTGACCAGCAAGCCGTTCTGCTGTTGCTGGTCCAGAATCCAGTTGATTCCATGCGTGAGATGCCGGCCATAGGGGCCTTCGTCCGGCACGTGTCCGGCCGCCATGAACGCCAGAATCGCCAGCGAAGTCGTCGCCGTTGATTCTCCGTATTGTTCCGACAGCCACGCTCCGGAAGGCCGCTGTTCGCGAGCCAGCCACTGCAGTGAACGATTCAGGCTGGCGTCGATCTCCGCGTCGAATTCATCGGCGCCGGCCGGCGGCCGGAAAGACAACGCCGCCAGCATGAAAACCATTACCAGCAGGCTTCGGGGAAATGACTTCACCGGGTTCATGGTTACGCCGTTCAACTTCTCAGTGGCGGAGGATGCCGGACGTCAGGCTGTGGCGTCATGGTCGCGGTCACGCAGCAACACCGGCGTTCGTCGGCACTCGATATTCTCAGCATGCGCCTGACAGGATACCATCCGGCTCGGTGTTTCCGCGCTTTGCATCGGGAGAATCCTGCGTCACCGTGCCAATGAATCGTCAATTGGAAGAGCTGCTGGGGTCGACGCGTCACGCCGACAACGAACGGCAACTGCGAACCAGCCGGATCCGTCACGAACTGCTGTCGACGTCCCGGTTTCTGAACGAACCCAACTTCACCAGGTTTCATGCGCAGGACATCCGGCAGTTGTTTGACCTGTACGACCGGTATTTCTTCAGCGGGTTGCTGCGAGGAAGTCTGGCCGGAGATCCGATCAGCTTCCGTCTGTCGCGCCGCATGACCAGGGCCGGCGGCAAGACGACTCGCTGGGCGCCCCTGCATAGCGGTACTCCGCGGCGCTACGAAATCGCAATTTCCGCGACGCTGCTGTTCGAAACGTTCGCCGATGTTCAACGAAGCATTCAGGTCACCGGCATCCGGTGCCACAATCGTCTGGATGCCCTGATGCGAATCATGGAGCACGAACTGGTGCATCTCGGCGAGATGCTGGTGTGGGAAAAGTCCAACTGTTCGAAGCAGCCGTTTCAGTCGATCGCGGGACGATTCTTCGGTCATACCGACCATCGTCACGAACTGGTCTCTCCCCGCGAACGCGCGGCAAAGCAACTCGGGCTGCGCCCCGGGAGCCGCGTTCACTTCGAATTCGAAGGGCGGCGGCTGGAAGGGATTGTGAACCGCGTCACGCGGCGAGCAACCGTGCTGGTTCGTGATCCGCGCGGGCAGCCGTACAGCGACGGTCAGCGATACAGCAAGTTTTACATTCCCCTGGGAATGCTGGAAGTTGTCGGACAGTGACCGTTGGCTGTCACGTCACGCGATAGACGGCGACTTGTTTGATGTCCGCGCGCTCAATCGTGGGCACGGTCTTCGCCTCGTACTCGGCCAGCACTTCCAGGCGTTCAGTTGGAAAACCGGATTCCGGAATGTAGCCCCGCTTGTGCGGCATGGCGACAAGGATTTCCGGCGGCGCTGAGTCGCTCGTCAGAACCTGGTTGTTTTTCGCCCAGTGAAAGAAGACGTCGCTGGCCAGCAACACGTCGCAGTCCGTCAGGTCCAGAGCGGTGGTGTCTCCGACGACTGCCTCGATTGTTACGTTGTTCAGTTTCGCGTTGATCCGGCAGATGGTGACGGAATTGGGATCGATGTCGCTGGCGACCACGCGCGAAGCTTCGCCCTTCGCCGCTGCGATGGAAGCCAGGCCGCAGCCGGCACCGAAATCGACGACTCGCCTGCCGCGAACGAGTTCCGGATGGTCCAGCAAGTAGCGGGACATTGCCTGACCGGCCGCCCACGCGAAAGCCCAGTAGGGAAACGTCTCGTCCGCCATGGCGCCGGAATCGTCTGCGCACCACGGACCGCTCAGCCTCAGCAGCCGCACGGGCAGTTCCGGGACCAGGTTCAGCGTCAGCACTTCGGTGTTGTCGATGATCTCGACTTCGCTGTATTCCGTCATCGGTCACACCGCCTGTGATGCCTGCCGGCCTGTGGCTACGAATGCGGACAACTTTTCTCTGAGCCCGCTGTCTGCCGGCCGCTACGACGCGACGGCGGAATCTTCGTCGAACAATTCATCGGCACTGGCGTGAACCAGACCCTGACGGCGCGAACGGATCGTCTTGCTTTCGGCAAGTTCGGTTTCCGGTGTGTCGACCCGCGCGTGCTGGCCCGATTCGCGGGGGAATGCCGCACCTTCGTCTTCCGGTTTGTGAATATCCACTGCCACTTTGTGACCGGGCAGCCACAACGGCTCCACGTTCTTCTTCTGAAAGAGTTCCGCAAGGTGCTGATGACACGTGAAGAACAGCACCTGCTGGCCGTCATCGGCAAGTTCGATGAGGCATTCCACGGCGGCTTCCGTGCGTTCTTCATCGAAGTTCACAAACAGGTCATCCATCACCATCGGCAGTTCAATTCCGCGACGGTTGAATTCCCGTGCCAGCGCGAACCGCAGCGCCAGGAACAACTGTTCGCGCGTTCCGCCGCTGAGCTGTTCGACTCGAAACGTGCGATCATATTCGTCATCGACGCACAGGAAATCTTCGCCCAGCGGCGCCCAGATCCGGTGATAACGCCCGGAGGAAATGCGGTGCAGATAAGCGGACGCGGTGCGCAGCGTGCCGGAGATATTTTCCTTCTCGAAATGGCTTCTCATGCGATTGACCACATCGCGTTCGATCTGCAGCGCGAACCACTCTTCCGCCGCGCGGTAGATGTCGGTGGCGACCTGCGCCTTCTGGAAGTACTGAGCCTGAGAACCCCGGCCGGCTTCCAGTTGCTTGATTTCGTGCTTCAGACTGCCCAGCCCCTCGTGGTTGCTGTTCAGTTTCTGCTCGACTTCTTCCAGTTCCATTTCCAGCATCAGAATCTGTTCACGTCCGCGCGGCGGATCGAACCGGATCAGGTCATCTTCAACGATGGCCATTTCCGGTTCCGCGAACGCCACTTCGTTCAGCTCTTCGCGTGACGAGGTGAGTTTCTGCTCCAGATCTCTGCGCCGCTGCTGCCATTCCTTCTGCTTCAGCAGTTCTTCCCTTGTCAGGACTCCGGATCGAGCCAGCACGGCACCGCGGCGCAGTTCGGCGGCTTCGACCTCGTGCAGCGCCGTGGTTGCTTCGCGGGATTTTTCGCTGCCTTCCGATGTCAGCCGCTGTTTTTCCAGGCGGTCGCGTTCGTGTGTCTTCAACTGCTGGCCCCATGCCGTCAGGACTTCCAGCGGCCGCGCGTAGCTGAGTTTCGAAGTGGGAGACAGCCGCTGCCCGACCTGCTCGATGCGCTTCTGCATGCCGTCGAACATCCGCCGCAGCCCTTCCACTTCCGGAGCCACGTTTCGCCACTGCGTCTGCAGTTCCCGCAGTTCCTGAATTCGCTGCCACCAGTCGAACGCTTCCTGCACTTTGACGGTTTCGTCCATGCCCAGCGAATTCAGCAGGCGGCACCACTGCTGGCGACGTTCGTTGACCGCCTGCTGAGCCGAACCGAACCGTTCGCGCAGCGTCTTCAGCCGCCGGCGCCGCGCCATCGCGCGTTCGTGGCGACGGGACAGCTTTTCCAGTTCCGTGATGTGCCGCGAACATTCGCCGATGCATTCCACCAGTTCGGCGGCGGAGGCTCCGGGAGCGTCCGCTTTCAGCAGGTGCTGTCCCGCCAGGCCGCTGGAGCGGATGTTCTGGATTCGTTCCTGAATGGCTCGCAGTTCGCGTTCGGCTTTGCGGGATTCGTCGTTCAGATCGTCAAGCTGAATCCCGGTCTTGCGATCGAAGTGATTTCTCAGGCCGTTGCGGATGCCCCACCACATCATGCCCGCGAAGGCGAACGATGCCGCGGCCAGCGCTCCGCCGAGCGATCGGTTCGCTTCGGCGCCCATGCCGAACGTCAGCAGTCCGAACGAAAACAGCGCGAACGCCACGATGGCGATCGATGTGACGGCCCGGTCGACCCAATAGGGAATGCCGTCGTCGGTGTCGACTCGGCTGATCACCGATCGCACGGTCTTGATCTTCAGCCCCAGTTGTTCGCGCTGCAGCCGCAGCCGTCCGAGATTGTCGAGCTCCGTCATCCGCTTCTGTTCGCGCTGAATGGCGTCAGGAATCGATTCGATGCCCAGCGCTTCCAGATCGTTGTTCAGTTCGACCAGTTCCTGCTGACTGCGCTTTGACAGCCCGCGATTCCACCGGCGAAGCTTCGCGCGTCGCTGCATGGCGTCCTGATAGCGGCGAGCATGCTGCAGCAGCTGGTGATGAGAGGCGGACGATGTGTCGATCGCATTCAGTCGCCGCAGATCCCAGCCTTCGCCCATTTCGGAAAGCCGATGATCCAGCGTCCGCTTCATGTCGGAAGCGCGGTCCTGAGCCTGCCGGATCTGTTCATCAAGCTGCCGCAGCCATTCCGCCTGGTCCACCAGGCTCTGCACCGCGTAACGATCTTTTTCGAACTTTTCATCCAGCACCAGCCGATCGGCCTGCTTCTGAAACTGTTCGGCCTGTTCGGCCAGCTTTTCGCGGCGGGCCGAGTGCGTCTGGATGTCTCGCTCGCAGGCCTCCAACTGGTCCAGCGCGGCATCCGGCGAATGGTGAATCAGCGGGATCTGATTCAACTGCTCCTGCAGATCACGAATCTGCTTCCACGGCTTGTAGCAGTTGTTGATGAACCGCAGGCCGCGCAGCTCGTTGTTGATGCTGCCTTCGCGAGCCTGCAGTTCGGAAATCGACGCTTCCAGCTCCTGCCGCCGACGGGTCAGTCGGGCGTGCTTCTCACGGTCCTCTCCCGTTTTGCGCCGGGAGACGGACAGTTGGGCGTAGCGTTCGAAGAGTTCGGGAACGCGGCCCTGTTTGCCTTCGTGCGAATACAGCGCGGCATGCCGCTGCTTCAGCGAGGCGAGGGCGTCGAGCAACTGCCGGCCCTGTGGTCCCAGCGACAGGCCGTAGATGTATTCGGCGACCTGTTCGCTGCCGAGCGTCGAGAGCTGCTGCAGTTCCCGCACACCGACGGCGAAGATGTCCGTGAACACACTTTCGCTGGTGTCGGCCAGCAAATGACTCAGTGAATCGTTCTTCGACAGCTCATTCGGTCCGCCCGAAATCCGAAACGACCCGCGCGTCACGTCGTGAGCCTTCCGGGTCAGCCGCCACGTGCGGCCTTCGTGTTCACAGCGGATGGAACCCTTCCACGGCACGTCATCTTCCGGACGATGCCACGCCGGTTCCTGCGACAGCGGCTGAAATCCATACAGCACCGACCGCACGAACTGCATCAGCGTGGTCTTGCCGGCTTCGTTGGGACCGTAAATGACATTCAGCCCGCCGGGATTCAACTTCAGCAGCAGGCTTCGCCAGATGCGAAAGCGGTCGATGTCAAGTTCAGTGATTTTCATGTGAGGATCCTGCCTCAGGGATCGGGCTGAGTCATTTCAGGCCCTGCAGCATTGCCAACGCTTCAGTTGGCGACAATTCTCCGGTTTTCGTCGACAGTCGTGCAACCACGAGATCACCGAGTAAGCATTCAATGGATTCACTTTCTTCATTGAGGTGGATGCTGCCGGGTCGATCCGTTGCGATATCGGCGTCTCCCAGTCTCATGACACCGCCGCCACCTCCAGCCGCCTGGTGACGCAAGAACAGGCTGTCATTTCGAACGAACAATTCGATCGTGAACGTCTGACGATTCGCGTGCACCGATTTCCTTGCAATCGTTCCCGGTGAAATGACAACGTAGGCGGCCAAACCTGCAACAACCACTATTACAGCAAACAGAATTCGGAGCCGGTTCATTCACGTCTGATCGCTGTCTACTTGGGACTCGGGGCTTCGGTTCAACTTCCGATGTACACCGATATTTGGGATTCGGGGAGATTCATGTCCGCCCGCCGCGTCACTTTGTTCAACTTACATCCTCTGCAGCGTGCCCTTCTTCGTCTGCTTTTTTTCCATCCTCGGCCACTGCCGCCATTTCCAGTTCATCGTCGGTTTCCGCCTCGGCGTCCGTTTCGTCGTCGTCTTCTGTCAGCTCCGGTTCCGGCAGCAGAGTGTTCAGATCCTCGACAAACCACTCCGCTCCATCAATCCGCAGTTGAGCCAGAATGCGTTCTCTGTCGACTCCGCGCACCAGTGATTCGAACCGGTGCTTCCAGCCGTCCGTCAGGGAATCGGAATGTTCCAGATAGCTTTGCAGCAGCCCGCGAGTGAGTTCTTCCGCGGAGATGTGGTCGGCATATTGCTGGCCGAGTTCGCCCGGATCCGGCACTTCCCAGGCATCCGGCAGCAGCCTGACCTGATGGACCAGCCGGACTTTCTGGCCGCCGGTCTTCAGTTCTTCCAGCTCGACGGCGACGGCCAGTTCGATGTCGTCTTCCAGGAATTCCTGAAGCACCGGCAATGGTCCGGTCAGAGTCCAGCACACGGACCAGATGCGGTCTGAAGCGTCGACCGGTTCCGCCAGCAGCAGATCCCGCATCTCGCGCAGCAGTTCGTTCAGTTCCGCGCTGGCGGAGACCTGCAGCCGGATGTTTTTCCAGTCGACGGCACTGGAATCGAATTCCTGCAGCGTCGTTTCGCCGTCTGCCCGGACTTCGACAAGCGTGCAGACGCCGAATTCCGTTTCCATCTTGTTGCGCGGCTGTGTCGTCCCGGGACAGTGAACGATTCCCGACCGAAGTTTCATCGTGGACCGTTCGATTTCGCCGCCCAGAGCCACGTAGTTCAGGCAGCCTTCCGACATCAACTGATCGACGTATTGACGAAACCCGGTTTCGTAATCGTGCCGGACCTGTGTTCGAGGTGTCGACCACGACGTCGGCGCTGATGGCTGCGTTTTCGAACTGCCGGTGATCTGTGTGCCGGGACGCGGCGGCTTCT
This window contains:
- a CDS encoding AAA family ATPase codes for the protein MKITELDIDRFRIWRSLLLKLNPGGLNVIYGPNEAGKTTLMQFVRSVLYGFQPLSQEPAWHRPEDDVPWKGSIRCEHEGRTWRLTRKAHDVTRGSFRISGGPNELSKNDSLSHLLADTSESVFTDIFAVGVRELQQLSTLGSEQVAEYIYGLSLGPQGRQLLDALASLKQRHAALYSHEGKQGRVPELFERYAQLSVSRRKTGEDREKHARLTRRRQELEASISELQAREGSINNELRGLRFINNCYKPWKQIRDLQEQLNQIPLIHHSPDAALDQLEACERDIQTHSARREKLAEQAEQFQKQADRLVLDEKFEKDRYAVQSLVDQAEWLRQLDEQIRQAQDRASDMKRTLDHRLSEMGEGWDLRRLNAIDTSSASHHQLLQHARRYQDAMQRRAKLRRWNRGLSKRSQQELVELNNDLEALGIESIPDAIQREQKRMTELDNLGRLRLQREQLGLKIKTVRSVISRVDTDDGIPYWVDRAVTSIAIVAFALFSFGLLTFGMGAEANRSLGGALAAASFAFAGMMWWGIRNGLRNHFDRKTGIQLDDLNDESRKAERELRAIQERIQNIRSSGLAGQHLLKADAPGASAAELVECIGECSRHITELEKLSRRHERAMARRRRLKTLRERFGSAQQAVNERRQQWCRLLNSLGMDETVKVQEAFDWWQRIQELRELQTQWRNVAPEVEGLRRMFDGMQKRIEQVGQRLSPTSKLSYARPLEVLTAWGQQLKTHERDRLEKQRLTSEGSEKSREATTALHEVEAAELRRGAVLARSGVLTREELLKQKEWQQRRRDLEQKLTSSREELNEVAFAEPEMAIVEDDLIRFDPPRGREQILMLEMELEEVEQKLNSNHEGLGSLKHEIKQLEAGRGSQAQYFQKAQVATDIYRAAEEWFALQIERDVVNRMRSHFEKENISGTLRTASAYLHRISSGRYHRIWAPLGEDFLCVDDEYDRTFRVEQLSGGTREQLFLALRFALAREFNRRGIELPMVMDDLFVNFDEERTEAAVECLIELADDGQQVLFFTCHQHLAELFQKKNVEPLWLPGHKVAVDIHKPEDEGAAFPRESGQHARVDTPETELAESKTIRSRRQGLVHASADELFDEDSAVAS
- a CDS encoding 50S ribosomal protein L11 methyltransferase, translating into MTEYSEVEIIDNTEVLTLNLVPELPVRLLRLSGPWCADDSGAMADETFPYWAFAWAAGQAMSRYLLDHPELVRGRRVVDFGAGCGLASIAAAKGEASRVVASDIDPNSVTICRINAKLNNVTIEAVVGDTTALDLTDCDVLLASDVFFHWAKNNQVLTSDSAPPEILVAMPHKRGYIPESGFPTERLEVLAEYEAKTVPTIERADIKQVAVYRVT
- a CDS encoding prenyltransferase/squalene oxidase repeat-containing protein, with amino-acid sequence MNPVKSFPRSLLVMVFMLAALSFRPPAGADEFDAEIDASLNRSLQWLAREQRPSGAWLSEQYGESTATTSLAILAFMAAGHVPDEGPYGRHLTHGINWILDQQQQNGLLVSEKSMHGPMYSHGITTLMLAEVSGMVNEIQAVPCRRALEKAVKLIVDAQNHPHAPEHDGGWRYTPTSSDSDLSVTAWQLLALRAAKDIGCDVPSRNIDRAIAYIKRLSVSRGGGFGYMAGHGATVTRAGTGIVALEVCGEHRTEETMAAANLILSRPLTMQEHYFYYGVYYCTVGMYKVGGEEWQAARPVLYRTILNAQNPVGYWTPIHGSENNAGRIYSTSMSILALAIEYGYLPIYQR
- a CDS encoding DUF1501 domain-containing protein, producing the protein MTSRRQFLAEAGGGAGLLAYSILAQAEDSSRQPATHFVPRARRVVWLFMHGGPSHVDLFDPRPALTKYAGQPLPESFGQVMTRRDVARNPLLAPIRRFRPRGNSGLEISDLLPHISECADDICVIRSMHGDSVNHPQSVYQMNTGSILMGNPSVGSWVAYGLGSENQNMPAFVVMPDPGGGLKGGPPAWGSGYLPATYQGVTMRPGRTPILDLQPQPGVSLTQQQRDLELIQRLNQRHLQHRDFDNRLAARINAYELAFRMQAEAPELVDISGESPDTLSLYGIDEKPTQEFGQRCLLARRMLENGVRFVQLYSGDTNGWDAHGNVETNHTEYCRRTDKPIAGLLRDLKQRGLLDDTLVIWGGEFGRMPMSEQGKGRDHNPWGYSVWLAGAGITGGRFYGSTDDIGLRAAVDRVSVNDLHATVLHLMGLDHSQLTFYHNGLDKRLTGPGEARVVAEVLA